Sequence from the Microbacterium sp. AZCO genome:
GTTCGCGTGACAGCCTAGCCCCGGATTCCGCCCGTGCTCGTCAACATCGCGGTGCGTTCACCGCATGTGTCGGCGAATGTCGGGTGGCCCGCGTCACCCGAGCAGGACCGTCGCGAGCAGGAGGACGGGGATGCACCCGACCGTCGTCAGGAAGACGGTGTCGCGCGAGATCGTCTCGCCGACGCCATAGCGCTGCGAGTAGTTGAAGACGTTCTGGGCCGTCGGGAGCGCCGCCAGCACGACGACGATGAGCACGTCGTGGGGCCCGAGCCCGAAGACGAACTCCGCCACGACCCACGCGACGACCGGCATGACGACGAGCTTGAGGATCGTCGCGAGAGTGATGTCGCGTCGGCGCCCGGAGGGCGCGAGCACGCGCTGCCCGTGCAGAGAGATGCCGTAGGAGATGAGCAGCACCGGCACGCACGCGTTCGCGATGAGCTCCGCCGGCTGCATGACGATGGGCGGAAGATCGATGCCGGCCACCGAGACGAGGGTGCCGAGCAGGGACCCGATCACGAGCGGGTTCGTCACGGTGCGCAGGACGGCGCGCCCGAACGACGATCGCCCCGTCGCCGTCACGGCCTCGAGGATCGTCATCGAGATGGGCGTGAAGACGAGCAGCTGCATGAGGATGACGGGCGCCGGATACGCCGCCGAGCCGAGCAGGTAGAGCGACAGGGGGATGCCGATGTTGTTCGAGTTGACCTGGCCGGCCGACAGCGCGCCGATGACGATCTCGCCGGCCGGACGCCGCCACGCGAGCAGCGCGACGAGGACGTAGACGGCTATGACGGCGACCGCCGCGATCGCCGAGACGGGGAGGAGAGCCGAGAAGAGCGTGTGCACGTCCGCGTTCGCCAGCACGACGAACAGCAGGAACGGCGACAGCACGAAGAAGGTGAGGCGGCTGAGCACGGGACGCGCATGCTCGCCGAGCAGGTCGATGCGCCCGATGATCCAGCCGACGAGGATCGCGACGCCGACGACGACGAACCCGGTGAGCGACTCGATCACGCGCGAGCGGGGAGGGAGTCGGGGGATGCCACGCATCCAGGGTAGCCAGCCCGCCCGCCGCCCCCGGCCGGTCGGCGCCGTCCCTTTCCTCTGTCGGGTGCCGTCGATAGCCTGGGTGCCGTCGGCTGGGTTCGTCCGCCGCGGAGCGAGGAGGGGTTCATGGCTGTGTTCTCGCGCGGCTTCGGTGCTCGGCGGCGTGAGGCGGATCCCCGCATCCCGCCCGGGCAGTACCTCGAGGAGGGCTTCCCCGTGCTCTCGGCAGGTCCGACCCCCGACATCGAACTGGCCGAGTGGAGCTTCACGATCCGCACCGAGACGGGCTCGGGCAAGCGCTGGACGTGGGACGAGTTCCAGGCCCTCCCGAGCGAGGAGATCTCCACAGACATCCACTGCGTCACGCGATGGTCCAAGCTCGGCACGACCTGGCGTGGCGTGTCGCTCGACACGCTGTTCGCCGACATCGACACCGAGGTCGAGTACGCGATGGCGCACTCCTACGGCGGCTACACGACCAATGTGCCGCTCGAGGACCTGCTCGACGGCAAGTCGTGGGTCGCGTACGAGTTCGACGGCGAGCCGCTCGATCCCGAGCACGGCGGCCCCGCACGGCTGCTCGTGCCGCACCTCTACTTCTGGAAGAGCGCCAAATGGGTGAAGGGTCTCGTGCTGCAGCAGCATGACGATCCCGGCTTCTGGGAGCAGAACGGCTACCACCTGCACGGCGACCCGTGGACCGAGGAACGGTACTGGTGACGGCGCCCGCCGCCGCGCGGGCTGTCTGGCGCGAGGCGCGGGTCGTCGGCGTGACGCCCGCGAACGCGCACGCGCGCCTGCTCACCCTCTCGGTGCCCGGCTGGCCGGGCAGCCTGCCGGGGCAGCACGTCGACATCCGGCTCACGGCCGAGGACGGCTACCAGGCCGTCCGGTCGTACTCGCTCGGGCTCGCCGGCGACGGCGACACGATCGAGCTCGGCATCGACGAAGTGCCGGACGGCGAGGTGTCGCCGTATCTCGTGCACGACGTGGGTCCCGGAGACTCGCTCGAGGTGCTCGGGCCGCTCGGCGGGTTCTTCGTGTGGCGTGAGGACGACCCGTCGCCCGTGCAGCTCATCGCCGGTGGGTCGGGCATCGTGCCGCTGCGGGCGATGGTGCGGGCGCGGCTCGCGGCATCCACCTCCCAGCCGTTCCGGATGCTCGTGTCGGTGCGCACCCCGGAGGACGCCATGTACCGAGACGACCTCGTGGGCCTCGACGGCGGCGGGGGAGTGGAGGTGTCGTGGGCGTACACCAGGTCGGCACCCGACGGCTGGACCGGGCCGGTGGGCAGGCTCACACCGGCGGCGATCGACGCCGCCGTCTGGCCGGTCGCCGACGACCCCGTCGTCTACGTCTGCGGTCCGACGGGATTCGTCGAGTTCGTCGCGCGAGAGCTCGTCGCGCGCGGGCATCCCGCCGCGAGGATCAAGACCGAGCGCTTCGGAGGTCTCTGATGCGGACGCATGTCGATCACGTGGACGGGAACGCCCTCGCGGGTGTGCTCGCGGAGTTCATGAGCGCGGATGCCTCGACCCTGACCGTCACGTGCCGTCACTGCGGCCTGCACGGCGACCTCGCGGAGGTCGTCGTGGAGCGCGACGATGTCGGCTCGATCGTGCGCTGTCACGGCTGCGAGCGGACGCTGCTCGTGATCCTGCGCGACGCCGGCGGCGGCATCCGTCTGCGTTTCGAAGGCGCGGCGGAGATCGCGTCGGCCTGATCCGGATTCAGCGCTCGGCATCCGCCGTGGCGGACTCGCCAGCCTCGGCGTGGACGGTGTCGGCGTCGCTGAGCGTGCGCAGCCGTGCGAGCGGGGACGTCGCGACGAACAGGATCGTGCCGAGGAGCAGAACGGATCCGACCAGGATGCCGCCGCGCAGGCCGAGCCACTGCCCGGCGAGTCCGCCCGCGATCGCGCCGAGCGGGATGACGCCGTAGGTGACCGTCCGCATGCTCGCGTTGACACGACCGAGGAGCGCGTGCGGCGTGCGCACCTGGCGGAGGGTGATGAGCAGCACGTTGGACAGGGCCGTGCCGACGCCGACGAGGAACCACACGGCGCACAGTGCGATCACGATGACCGTTCGCGGCCACGACGGCTGAAGCGCGGGAACGACGAGGAAGGCCGCTGTCTCGATCGTGGCACATGCCACCATGACGGTGCCGAAGCGCATCCGCCGTGCGACCGCGCCGGCGGACGATGCGCCCAGCAGGGCGCCCACCGCGCCGACGGAGAAGACGATGCCGATCGCCCACGCGTCGAGGCCGAGCTCGCGGAGCGCGTAGGCCGTGAACAGCACCGTGACCCACTGCGCGAGGGAGTTGTAGATGGCGGAGAAGCCCACGTTGGCGCGCAGATATCGGTCGCCGACGGTGAACGCGACGCCTTCGCGCAGCGCCTGCCACCACGTGCCCGCGCCGTCGGAGTGCTTCGGCGTCCGGGGCAGGAAGAGGAAGGCGATCGCCGCGACGAGATTCGCCCCCGCCGTCACGAGCAGCGCGAGCGTCGCGCCGGCGAGCTGGATCAGGATGCCGCCCACGCCCGGCCCGCCGATGTCCGCGATCGCCGCGCTGGACTGCAGACGTCCGTTCGCCCGCGTCAGATGGGCGCGCGGCGCGTAGTCCGGCACCGCCGACTGGTAGCCGACCTCGAACACCACCGTGAAGACGCCCCACACGAACACGGCCGCGATGAGCAGCGGCACCGTCGTCCAGCCCGCGACCGTCGCGACGGCGAGCCCCGTGACGGCGAGCAGGGATCCGAGCTGGGAGAGGACGAGGAGTCGTGCGCGATCGCCCCGGTCGAACAGGACGCCGAGGGGGAGCGCGAGCAGGAGGAATGGGAGCCACTGCGCGGCCGCCACCACGCCGAGCTGCGCCGGGGTCGCGGACAGCACGACGACGGCGAAGACCGGCACGACGAACTCGCGCAGCTGCGTCGCCGCGACCGCCGCGGACTGTCCGGCCCAGAACGCCCCGAACCCCCGCCGGTCGAGCCCTGAGGCCTCGGAATCGCCGTCGCGCGCCATGATGTCTCACCTCGATCGTGCTAATGGTCTTATACCGGTTTACCCGTTAGGATGAAGTATGTCCACCCGTCGCTTCGCCAGGATCGGGGGACACCCTGCGCTCGATCTCGCGAACACCGTCGACTGGCGGCTCGATCCCACGCGCCGGCACGACCACCTCACGGACATGTCCGAGGCGCTGCGCTGCTTCGCGGAGCTGCACGTCATCACCCCCGACGAGCGCGCGCAGGTCGCCGGGGCTGCGGTCGCGCACGACGAGTCCGAACTCGACGCGGTGCGGCGACTGCGCGAGGCCGTCTACGGCGTCGTCATCGGCGACGAGAGCGCTCCCGGCGAGCTCTCGCGGCAGGTGGTCGAGGCCACGGCCGTCGCGACGCTCGCACGACAGGGTGACGCACTCGAATGGATGCTGCCCGTCGACGCGCGCATGCCGCGCCTGCGGATGGCTCTGCTCACGGTCGATCTGCTGACGCACGAGTCGCTCGACCGCCTCGCGCGCTGCGACGACGACGCATGCGGCTGGGTCTTCCTCGACCGCTCACCGCGGCACAACCGCCGCTGGTGCGTCGCGGAGGACTGCGGCAACCGCAACCGAGTCAAGGCGCACTACGACCGCGTCAGGACGACCGCAGACCGGGCGTGATGGCGGCGATGGCGCTCTGCCATTCCGCGAGCATGTCGTCGAAGTCCTGGGCGAAGCGCGCGAGATCATCGTCGGCGGCCTCCTCGAGCGACGTCACGTCGTAGCCGACGTGGACGCGGGTGGCGGCATCCATCGCCTCGAGGCGCACCCGGACGGTCGTCGCGCTGTGTCCCGGCGTGAAGCGCGCATAGGTCGCGGCATGCGGGGGAGCGGACTCGACCACGATCCAGGTCGTCTCGCGACCCTCCGACGTCGTCCGCCAGACCGTTCCGGGCGCAGAGTCGTCCCCGACGTCGGCGAGGAACACCGGTGCCCATCCCGGACCCCAGAGCCGTTCGCCGGCCGCGGTGAAGAGCGGAAAGGCCTGCTCGGGCGGCAGGTCGACGGTGAGCTGTCCGTCGAGGACGAAGCGCGGTCGGTGCGACATAGCCGGAACCGTAGCAGGAGGCTGGTAGACATTTTCCCGGGGCGAAGCGAAGGAGATCCATGCGTGCCGTGCGCCTGATCGTCGGTGCCCTCATGGTCGTATGTCTCGCGGGATGCACGGCTTCTCCGAGTCGAGAGGAGCTCGCCGGCGCAGACGCGGCGCGTGACGGCGGTCTCCGCACGCTCGGGAGCATCGAGGTTCCGACGCCGGCCGGCTACAGCGCGGTCGCGGAGCGGACGATGGATGCCTGCGGCTCGCTGACGAGCGATCGCGGCGGGTTCGACGACACCCATGTCGAGGGCTACTCCTGTGCGCTGATTCGGCGGACGGTGTACACGGCGAACGACGACTCGGCGCGGTCCGACGCCGGTGCCCGTGCTGCCGTCACGCAGCTGCAGGAGGCGTTCGGGCTGGATCTCAGCCCGAACGTGCCCACGGCGATGGGCTTCTTCGACGCGGACGGCCTGCGGGTGGACATGACGGCGCTCGTGCGGCCGGCCGGCGAGGTCGACATCGACATGCTGCCGCTCTGGCACGCGAACCAGTTGGTGCACAGCGACGACGGAGAGCTGAGTGGAAAGCTGAGCGACGTGGGCGTGGATGCGGCGACCGTGCTCATGGTCACGACGACGGTGACCTACTTCCATCAGCTGCGGAGCAGTTTGCAGCCGTAGGTGTGCGGGTGGTTCGTGCGCATCTACGGCTGGAACGGTAATCGCCGATAATGCACATTATGTCAACTCACGTCTCGAGGTTGCCCCTGCTCGGTGTGCGACACCGAGCAGGGGCCTCCCCTCAGCCCACAGGCTCGACGACGCTCCAGAACCCGGCGAGTCGGGGTGCGAGCGCGAGTCCCAGGTTGTAGCCCGCCCGCGCGGCGGGTGGACGCGTCATGGGATTCATGACGTTGTCTCCGAAGGCGTCGAGCGACGCCTGGTCGGGATGGATCTCCTCCACGACGCTGCCCTGGGCGCGCAGATCATCGATCTGGTGCGCGAGGTCGAGGCGCCACTCGAGCGGCAGCCGGGTCCTGCCCCCGAACGGCGACAGCACGAGGACCTTCTCGCACCCGGCCGCGAGGTCGGCGTTCTCCGCGTTGGACCGGTAGCCGCCGTCGATGTAGCGCCGGTCGCCGATGCGATACGCGAAGCCACCGGCGGTGCTCGCCGCGACCGCATCCACGAGTCGGACCCCGCTGTCGCGATCGAAGACGACGGGCTCACCCGTGTCCGCATCGACCGCCGTGATCAGGAGGTCCTGCTTCTCGGGCCACTCGTGGCGGGAGAAGCGCGCGGCGACGATCCCCCGCCAGCGGGCCGTGCCCGCGTCGCTCGACATGGCGTCCGTCGCGAGCTCGACGCCCATCCGACGGCGCATGTCGGCGGGGTCGGAGGAAGCCGCGATGACGGCGTCCGTCCGCTCGAGATGATCGCGCGTGAGCGTCGGCCGGGTCGCCGGGCGACCCGCGACGGCCGGGATCGGTGCGACCGTCTGCTCGAACAGGCGCGCGATGGCCTCGCCGGCGATCTGGGCGGCAGCGGTCGCGCCCGCCGAGGTTCCGACGACGAGGTCGGCCGCGGAGGCATCCACCCCGCCCTCGGAGAGACCGGCGATGACGCCGATGAGCCAGGCATTGCCGGCCGATCCCCCGCCGCCGAGGACGAGGGCTCTGCCGGAGAGGTTCGTGGGAGAAGGAAGTGAGGTGTTCATGGTCGGAGCTTTCGATGAGTGCATCGGCGCTCCCCGCGACGGCTGTGTCAGTCGCTCGACCGTGAACTCGAAGGAGCGCCCAGAGTGGACAGTGTGTGCATCGGGCTCACCTCCTCGAGTCGTGCCACGTTCGCCGGGAAGTCTACCGCTCCTCCCCCGCCCGACCGCCGCGGAGCCTGGTTGACTGGAATCCACCGACCGGTTCGAGGAGGAGCACATGCCGCTCGAGGGCGAATATCTGCCGAGCACGTCCGACTGGGCGAGGCGCCAGGCCGAGGCATACGAGGCGAGCGGC
This genomic interval carries:
- a CDS encoding AEC family transporter; this translates as MIESLTGFVVVGVAILVGWIIGRIDLLGEHARPVLSRLTFFVLSPFLLFVVLANADVHTLFSALLPVSAIAAVAVIAVYVLVALLAWRRPAGEIVIGALSAGQVNSNNIGIPLSLYLLGSAAYPAPVILMQLLVFTPISMTILEAVTATGRSSFGRAVLRTVTNPLVIGSLLGTLVSVAGIDLPPIVMQPAELIANACVPVLLISYGISLHGQRVLAPSGRRRDITLATILKLVVMPVVAWVVAEFVFGLGPHDVLIVVVLAALPTAQNVFNYSQRYGVGETISRDTVFLTTVGCIPVLLLATVLLG
- a CDS encoding sulfite oxidase-like oxidoreductase; its protein translation is MAVFSRGFGARRREADPRIPPGQYLEEGFPVLSAGPTPDIELAEWSFTIRTETGSGKRWTWDEFQALPSEEISTDIHCVTRWSKLGTTWRGVSLDTLFADIDTEVEYAMAHSYGGYTTNVPLEDLLDGKSWVAYEFDGEPLDPEHGGPARLLVPHLYFWKSAKWVKGLVLQQHDDPGFWEQNGYHLHGDPWTEERYW
- a CDS encoding FAD-binding oxidoreductase, whose amino-acid sequence is MTAPAAARAVWREARVVGVTPANAHARLLTLSVPGWPGSLPGQHVDIRLTAEDGYQAVRSYSLGLAGDGDTIELGIDEVPDGEVSPYLVHDVGPGDSLEVLGPLGGFFVWREDDPSPVQLIAGGSGIVPLRAMVRARLAASTSQPFRMLVSVRTPEDAMYRDDLVGLDGGGGVEVSWAYTRSAPDGWTGPVGRLTPAAIDAAVWPVADDPVVYVCGPTGFVEFVARELVARGHPAARIKTERFGGL
- a CDS encoding DUF6510 family protein: MRTHVDHVDGNALAGVLAEFMSADASTLTVTCRHCGLHGDLAEVVVERDDVGSIVRCHGCERTLLVILRDAGGGIRLRFEGAAEIASA
- a CDS encoding MFS transporter, producing MARDGDSEASGLDRRGFGAFWAGQSAAVAATQLREFVVPVFAVVVLSATPAQLGVVAAAQWLPFLLLALPLGVLFDRGDRARLLVLSQLGSLLAVTGLAVATVAGWTTVPLLIAAVFVWGVFTVVFEVGYQSAVPDYAPRAHLTRANGRLQSSAAIADIGGPGVGGILIQLAGATLALLVTAGANLVAAIAFLFLPRTPKHSDGAGTWWQALREGVAFTVGDRYLRANVGFSAIYNSLAQWVTVLFTAYALRELGLDAWAIGIVFSVGAVGALLGASSAGAVARRMRFGTVMVACATIETAAFLVVPALQPSWPRTVIVIALCAVWFLVGVGTALSNVLLITLRQVRTPHALLGRVNASMRTVTYGVIPLGAIAGGLAGQWLGLRGGILVGSVLLLGTILFVATSPLARLRTLSDADTVHAEAGESATADAER
- a CDS encoding CGNR zinc finger domain-containing protein encodes the protein MSTRRFARIGGHPALDLANTVDWRLDPTRRHDHLTDMSEALRCFAELHVITPDERAQVAGAAVAHDESELDAVRRLREAVYGVVIGDESAPGELSRQVVEATAVATLARQGDALEWMLPVDARMPRLRMALLTVDLLTHESLDRLARCDDDACGWVFLDRSPRHNRRWCVAEDCGNRNRVKAHYDRVRTTADRA
- a CDS encoding patatin-like phospholipase family protein, with protein sequence MNTSLPSPTNLSGRALVLGGGGSAGNAWLIGVIAGLSEGGVDASAADLVVGTSAGATAAAQIAGEAIARLFEQTVAPIPAVAGRPATRPTLTRDHLERTDAVIAASSDPADMRRRMGVELATDAMSSDAGTARWRGIVAARFSRHEWPEKQDLLITAVDADTGEPVVFDRDSGVRLVDAVAASTAGGFAYRIGDRRYIDGGYRSNAENADLAAGCEKVLVLSPFGGRTRLPLEWRLDLAHQIDDLRAQGSVVEEIHPDQASLDAFGDNVMNPMTRPPAARAGYNLGLALAPRLAGFWSVVEPVG